A region of Daphnia carinata strain CSIRO-1 chromosome 10, CSIRO_AGI_Dcar_HiC_V3, whole genome shotgun sequence DNA encodes the following proteins:
- the LOC130701498 gene encoding ecotropic viral integration site 5 ortholog-like isoform X3, with amino-acid sequence MAPVLPDLCELDSSSDDDGEESNGTGEDYVFHNPLSLLAAVPDVVDFERMIELDSKSLNSLAGTGTSIASGHSRKSSDASQISLNSGSSANSQEARSDDNEEDQWSLWGRLVADWSNTYKKRNAYVKDLVRKGIPHHFRGVVWPLLCGANDSPAKSQYAEYIKATSACEKVIRRDIARTYPEHDFFKEKDGLGQESLFNVMKAYSLHDREVGYCQGSAFIVGILLMQMPEEEAFAVVVKLMQEYRLREIFKPSMAELGLVLYQLKNLVEELIPDLHAHFLSQSFDTSMYASSWFLTLFSTTLTLSVACRVMDAFLIDGMEIIFRLAVAILNFGKEDLLSQDMEGMLKYFQKEVPARFDPCPDPLFAAAYNVKYSAKRMKKWEKDYTALKTKEQEDQEEVRRLRAENRMLRQKVSMLETESSELAERLVRGQVSRADQEETTFHLKRELEASRQRDAENNAHLRELQQRLKHMEQETYSRQSSLEVEATTSPSLQAELLKQKEELIQCLQEQLIGGRLRQAEMEAMIRDMKNQLHEHEEDKKRLREATPDNVVLALQEELIAVKLREAEATLALKELRPKISELSSQWLRHLQDEHTAENQPTSLESTPKKLLFWENNKSSSSGGGNKSDELMTIRLREMEAVTELRELRLRLMELETQNQVLSNQLRRQDDEIKALVAKTEASERLDKEHQAKIKEHERKYADLEAKMREDSMLARIHDAEHSQHVAELSQKISQLEMKNEQMLTEGELSMVEDSDRVRELQDRIGDLKAEIQRLEHVNRKLGGTNGFSKLAHQQDVSDPSDDDEDMSKLELRFSPRTSVENLTS; translated from the exons ATGGCGCCCGTGTTGCCGGATTTGTGTGAATTAGACTCGTCGTCGGATGACGATGGCGAAGAATCCAACGGCACTGGCGAGGATTACGTCTTCCACAATCCCTTGAGCCTTTTGGCCGCCGTGCCCGATGTTGTCGACTTTGAACG GATGATCGAACTGGACAGCAAATCGTTGAACTCGTTGGCAGGCACTGGAACTAGCATCGCGTCTGGACATTCACGCAAGAGTTCCGATGCGTCGCAAATTTCTTTGAATTCCG GTTCCAGTGCCAACAGTCAGGAGGCACGTTCAGACGATAATGAAGAAGATCAGTGGAGCCTTTGGGGCCGTTTGGTAGCCGACTGGTCCAATACGTACAAGAAGCGCAATGCCTACGTCAAAGACCTCGTTCGCAAAGGAATCCCACATCATTTTAGAGGCGTCGTCTGGCCGCTTTTGTGCGGCGCAAATGACTCGCCAGCCAAGTCGCAATACGCCGAATACATCAAAGCCACATCGGCCTGTGAAAAG GTGATTCGTCGCGATATCGCCCGCACGTATCCCGAGCACGACTTCTTCAAGGAGAAAGATGGCCTGGGCCAGGAGAGTCTCTTTAACGTCATGAAAGCCTACTCGCTGCATGATCGTGAGGTGGGCTACTGCCAGGGATCTGCTTTTATCGTCGGCATCCTCCTGATGCAG ATGCCTGAAGAGGAAGCCTTCGCCGTCGTTGTCAAATTGATGCAGGAATATCGATTGCGAGAGATTTTCAAACCTTCGATGGCCGAACTGGGTCTGGTCTTGTACCAATTAAAGAATCTCGTCGAg GAATTAATACCCGATCTCCACGCCCACTTCCTGTCGCAAAGTTTCGACACGAGCATGTACGCCAGCAGCTGGTTCCTCACCCTGTTCAGCACTACGTTGACCCTTTCAGTGGCCTGCAG GGTAATGGACGCCTTTTTGATCGATGGCATGGAAATCATCTTCCGGCTTGCTGTGGCTATTCTGAATTTTGGCAAAGAAGACCTTCTCTCTCAAGACATGGAAGGAATGCTCAAG TACTTTCAAAAGGAAGTTCCGGCTCGATTTGATCCGTGCCCAGATCCGCTGTTTGCAGCCGCCTACAACGTCAAATATAGCGCCAAGCgcatgaaaaagtgggaaaaagaCTACACGGCCCTGAAAACCAAAGAGCAAGAGGATCAGGAAGAAGTCCGG agGCTAAGAGCCGAGAACCGCATGCTGCGTCAGAAAGTATCCATGCTGGAAACGGAGTCAAGTGAACTGGCCGAACGGCTGGTACGCGGCCAAGTCAGTCGAGCCGATCAGGAAGAGACAACGTTCCACTTGAAACGGGAGCTGGAAGCTTCCAGGCAACGTGACGCTGAGAATAACGCTCATTTACGTGAGCTCCAGCAACGTCTCAAACACATGGAACAAGAG ACCTATTCCAGACAGTCGTCCCTAGAGGTGGAGGCAACGACTTCGCCGTCGCTGCAAGCCGAGCTGCTCAAGCAGAAGGAAGAGCTCATCCAGTGCCTTCAAGAGCAGCTGATTGGCGGACGTCTCCGCCAGGCCGAGATGGAAGCCATGATCCGCGACATGAAGAATCAGCTCCACGAGCACGAAGAG GACAAGAAGCGACTGCGAGAAGCTACACCAGATAATGTAGTTTTGGCTTTGCAGGAAGAGCTGATTGCCGTCAAGTTGCGCGAAGCCGAAGCCACTTTGGCCCTGAAAGAGCTCCGTCCTAAAATTTCGGAATTGAGTTCTCAATGGCTTCGACATCTGCAG GATGAGCACACGGCCGAAAACCAACCGACTTCGCTCGAGTCCACTCCAAAGAAATTACTGTTCtgggaaaataataaatcttCGTCTTCTGGCGGTGGCAACAAGTCGGACGAGTTAATGACCATCAGACTACGGGAAATGGAAGCCGTGACTGAACTGCGTGAGCTCAGGTTGCGTCTCATGGAGCTGGAGACGCAA AATCAAGTGCTGAGTAATCAACTGAGGCGACAGGACGACGAAATCAAGGCCTTGGTTGCCAAGACGGAGGCGTCAGAAAGGCTCGACAAGGAGCACCAGGCCAAGATCAAAGAACACGAACGGAAATATGCCGACCTGGAGGCCAAG ATGAGAGAAGATTCCATGTTGGCTCGCATTCACGATGCCGAACACTCGCAACATGTAGCTGAACTGAGCCAAAAGATATCGCAGCTTGAAATGAAG AATGAACAAATGTTAACTGAAGGTGAATTGAGTATGGTTGAAGACAGCGACCGTGTCCGGGAACTTCAAGATCGAATTGGTGATTTAAAAGCTGAG ATTCAAAGATTAGAACACGTCAATCGGAAACTGGGTGGGACTAACGGCTTTTCGAAATTGGCCCATCAACAGGATGTGTCTGATCCGTCCGATGATGACGAAGACATGAGCAAACTGGAATTGCGATTCTCTCCAAGAACCTCGGTGGAAAATCTAACGTCATAA
- the LOC130701376 gene encoding large ribosomal subunit protein eL28-like: MSSSHLQWLITRNTSSFVLKKRNVKQPFSREPLHLTNRHCFKYNTLVHKNVIGIEPAKDKNGFVVVQKSKTKVYKPKASLVRFQIKSGPRHTLAKLRNIVKGGYRKDCRTAVLKKASAIIRSEKPRAAKKTKPAKKAE, translated from the exons ATGTCGTCCTCCCACCTCCAGTGGCTCATCACCCGTAATACCAGCTCCTTCGTTTTGAAGAAGCGTAATGTCAAACAGCCTTTCTCCAGG GAACCACTCCACTTGACCAACAGGCATTGCTTCAAGTACAACACCTTGGTACACAAGAATGTGATTGGTATTGAACCAGCCAAGGACAAGAATGGATTTGTTGTTGTACAGAAGAGCAAGACCAAAGTG TACAAGCCTAAGGCATCCTTGGTCCGATTCCAGATCAAGTCTGGACCCCGTCACACTTTGGCTAAGCTACGCAACATTGTCAAGGGAGGTTACCGCAAGGACTGCAGAACTGCAGTGTTGAAGAAGGCCTCTGCTATCATCCGTTCTGAGAAACCCAGGGCTGCAAAGAAGACCAAGCCCGCCAAGAAAGCTGAATAA
- the LOC130701498 gene encoding ecotropic viral integration site 5 ortholog-like isoform X1, whose amino-acid sequence MVIQKLWIYRSAHKIPPSPIVTCNRQTGDDVGTVHRPVLMALEEEVTEDGMASTSSLNSSIQSPLKAIASAVFSSSSSSSPQPHVNGSSTMTTTPKPVKKDIYRGECQLDDAGRNGQGTVDPVTVKSGSSRPCSLPCSLNNNNNNNGTNGFYSPSSPETPAVLPDEEAALLAKLEEANRMIELDSKSLNSLAGTGTSIASGHSRKSSDASQISLNSGSSANSQEARSDDNEEDQWSLWGRLVADWSNTYKKRNAYVKDLVRKGIPHHFRGVVWPLLCGANDSPAKSQYAEYIKATSACEKVIRRDIARTYPEHDFFKEKDGLGQESLFNVMKAYSLHDREVGYCQGSAFIVGILLMQMPEEEAFAVVVKLMQEYRLREIFKPSMAELGLVLYQLKNLVEELIPDLHAHFLSQSFDTSMYASSWFLTLFSTTLTLSVACRVMDAFLIDGMEIIFRLAVAILNFGKEDLLSQDMEGMLKYFQKEVPARFDPCPDPLFAAAYNVKYSAKRMKKWEKDYTALKTKEQEDQEEVRRLRAENRMLRQKVSMLETESSELAERLVRGQVSRADQEETTFHLKRELEASRQRDAENNAHLRELQQRLKHMEQETYSRQSSLEVEATTSPSLQAELLKQKEELIQCLQEQLIGGRLRQAEMEAMIRDMKNQLHEHEEDKKRLREATPDNVVLALQEELIAVKLREAEATLALKELRPKISELSSQWLRHLQDEHTAENQPTSLESTPKKLLFWENNKSSSSGGGNKSDELMTIRLREMEAVTELRELRLRLMELETQNQVLSNQLRRQDDEIKALVAKTEASERLDKEHQAKIKEHERKYADLEAKMREDSMLARIHDAEHSQHVAELSQKISQLEMKNEQMLTEGELSMVEDSDRVRELQDRIGDLKAEIQRLEHVNRKLGGTNGFSKLAHQQDVSDPSDDDEDMSKLELRFSPRTSVENLTS is encoded by the exons ATGGTGATTCAAAAGCTATGGATTTACAGATCGGCGCATAAAATTCCACCATCGCCAATTGTGACCtg TAATAGGCAGACTGGCGATGACGTCGGAACAGTTCACAGGCCGGTATTGATGGCCCTGGAGGAAGAAGTCACTGAAGACGGAATGGCTTCGACGTCGTCTTTGAATAGTTCAATTCAGTCACCACTGAAAGCTATTGCGTCTGccgtcttttcttcttcttcttcttcttcacctcAGCCGCACGTCAATGGAAGTTCGACCATGACGACGACGCCCAAGCCCGTCAAGAAGGACATCTATCGGGGAGAATGTCAACTCGATGATGCCGGTCGAAATGGACAAGGCACCGTCGATCCCGTTACG GTCAAATCTGGCAGTTCCCGTCCGTGCAGTCTGCCGTGCTcgttgaacaacaacaacaacaacaacggcacCAATGGATTTTACAGTCCTTCGTCACCCGAAACGCCTGCCGTTCTACCCGATGAAGAAGCAGCGCTTTTGGCTAAACTGGAGGAGGCAAATAG GATGATCGAACTGGACAGCAAATCGTTGAACTCGTTGGCAGGCACTGGAACTAGCATCGCGTCTGGACATTCACGCAAGAGTTCCGATGCGTCGCAAATTTCTTTGAATTCCG GTTCCAGTGCCAACAGTCAGGAGGCACGTTCAGACGATAATGAAGAAGATCAGTGGAGCCTTTGGGGCCGTTTGGTAGCCGACTGGTCCAATACGTACAAGAAGCGCAATGCCTACGTCAAAGACCTCGTTCGCAAAGGAATCCCACATCATTTTAGAGGCGTCGTCTGGCCGCTTTTGTGCGGCGCAAATGACTCGCCAGCCAAGTCGCAATACGCCGAATACATCAAAGCCACATCGGCCTGTGAAAAG GTGATTCGTCGCGATATCGCCCGCACGTATCCCGAGCACGACTTCTTCAAGGAGAAAGATGGCCTGGGCCAGGAGAGTCTCTTTAACGTCATGAAAGCCTACTCGCTGCATGATCGTGAGGTGGGCTACTGCCAGGGATCTGCTTTTATCGTCGGCATCCTCCTGATGCAG ATGCCTGAAGAGGAAGCCTTCGCCGTCGTTGTCAAATTGATGCAGGAATATCGATTGCGAGAGATTTTCAAACCTTCGATGGCCGAACTGGGTCTGGTCTTGTACCAATTAAAGAATCTCGTCGAg GAATTAATACCCGATCTCCACGCCCACTTCCTGTCGCAAAGTTTCGACACGAGCATGTACGCCAGCAGCTGGTTCCTCACCCTGTTCAGCACTACGTTGACCCTTTCAGTGGCCTGCAG GGTAATGGACGCCTTTTTGATCGATGGCATGGAAATCATCTTCCGGCTTGCTGTGGCTATTCTGAATTTTGGCAAAGAAGACCTTCTCTCTCAAGACATGGAAGGAATGCTCAAG TACTTTCAAAAGGAAGTTCCGGCTCGATTTGATCCGTGCCCAGATCCGCTGTTTGCAGCCGCCTACAACGTCAAATATAGCGCCAAGCgcatgaaaaagtgggaaaaagaCTACACGGCCCTGAAAACCAAAGAGCAAGAGGATCAGGAAGAAGTCCGG agGCTAAGAGCCGAGAACCGCATGCTGCGTCAGAAAGTATCCATGCTGGAAACGGAGTCAAGTGAACTGGCCGAACGGCTGGTACGCGGCCAAGTCAGTCGAGCCGATCAGGAAGAGACAACGTTCCACTTGAAACGGGAGCTGGAAGCTTCCAGGCAACGTGACGCTGAGAATAACGCTCATTTACGTGAGCTCCAGCAACGTCTCAAACACATGGAACAAGAG ACCTATTCCAGACAGTCGTCCCTAGAGGTGGAGGCAACGACTTCGCCGTCGCTGCAAGCCGAGCTGCTCAAGCAGAAGGAAGAGCTCATCCAGTGCCTTCAAGAGCAGCTGATTGGCGGACGTCTCCGCCAGGCCGAGATGGAAGCCATGATCCGCGACATGAAGAATCAGCTCCACGAGCACGAAGAG GACAAGAAGCGACTGCGAGAAGCTACACCAGATAATGTAGTTTTGGCTTTGCAGGAAGAGCTGATTGCCGTCAAGTTGCGCGAAGCCGAAGCCACTTTGGCCCTGAAAGAGCTCCGTCCTAAAATTTCGGAATTGAGTTCTCAATGGCTTCGACATCTGCAG GATGAGCACACGGCCGAAAACCAACCGACTTCGCTCGAGTCCACTCCAAAGAAATTACTGTTCtgggaaaataataaatcttCGTCTTCTGGCGGTGGCAACAAGTCGGACGAGTTAATGACCATCAGACTACGGGAAATGGAAGCCGTGACTGAACTGCGTGAGCTCAGGTTGCGTCTCATGGAGCTGGAGACGCAA AATCAAGTGCTGAGTAATCAACTGAGGCGACAGGACGACGAAATCAAGGCCTTGGTTGCCAAGACGGAGGCGTCAGAAAGGCTCGACAAGGAGCACCAGGCCAAGATCAAAGAACACGAACGGAAATATGCCGACCTGGAGGCCAAG ATGAGAGAAGATTCCATGTTGGCTCGCATTCACGATGCCGAACACTCGCAACATGTAGCTGAACTGAGCCAAAAGATATCGCAGCTTGAAATGAAG AATGAACAAATGTTAACTGAAGGTGAATTGAGTATGGTTGAAGACAGCGACCGTGTCCGGGAACTTCAAGATCGAATTGGTGATTTAAAAGCTGAG ATTCAAAGATTAGAACACGTCAATCGGAAACTGGGTGGGACTAACGGCTTTTCGAAATTGGCCCATCAACAGGATGTGTCTGATCCGTCCGATGATGACGAAGACATGAGCAAACTGGAATTGCGATTCTCTCCAAGAACCTCGGTGGAAAATCTAACGTCATAA
- the LOC130701498 gene encoding ecotropic viral integration site 5 ortholog-like isoform X2, whose product MALEEEVTEDGMASTSSLNSSIQSPLKAIASAVFSSSSSSSPQPHVNGSSTMTTTPKPVKKDIYRGECQLDDAGRNGQGTVDPVTVKSGSSRPCSLPCSLNNNNNNNGTNGFYSPSSPETPAVLPDEEAALLAKLEEANRMIELDSKSLNSLAGTGTSIASGHSRKSSDASQISLNSGSSANSQEARSDDNEEDQWSLWGRLVADWSNTYKKRNAYVKDLVRKGIPHHFRGVVWPLLCGANDSPAKSQYAEYIKATSACEKVIRRDIARTYPEHDFFKEKDGLGQESLFNVMKAYSLHDREVGYCQGSAFIVGILLMQMPEEEAFAVVVKLMQEYRLREIFKPSMAELGLVLYQLKNLVEELIPDLHAHFLSQSFDTSMYASSWFLTLFSTTLTLSVACRVMDAFLIDGMEIIFRLAVAILNFGKEDLLSQDMEGMLKYFQKEVPARFDPCPDPLFAAAYNVKYSAKRMKKWEKDYTALKTKEQEDQEEVRRLRAENRMLRQKVSMLETESSELAERLVRGQVSRADQEETTFHLKRELEASRQRDAENNAHLRELQQRLKHMEQETYSRQSSLEVEATTSPSLQAELLKQKEELIQCLQEQLIGGRLRQAEMEAMIRDMKNQLHEHEEDKKRLREATPDNVVLALQEELIAVKLREAEATLALKELRPKISELSSQWLRHLQDEHTAENQPTSLESTPKKLLFWENNKSSSSGGGNKSDELMTIRLREMEAVTELRELRLRLMELETQNQVLSNQLRRQDDEIKALVAKTEASERLDKEHQAKIKEHERKYADLEAKMREDSMLARIHDAEHSQHVAELSQKISQLEMKNEQMLTEGELSMVEDSDRVRELQDRIGDLKAEIQRLEHVNRKLGGTNGFSKLAHQQDVSDPSDDDEDMSKLELRFSPRTSVENLTS is encoded by the exons ATGGCCCTGGAGGAAGAAGTCACTGAAGACGGAATGGCTTCGACGTCGTCTTTGAATAGTTCAATTCAGTCACCACTGAAAGCTATTGCGTCTGccgtcttttcttcttcttcttcttcttcacctcAGCCGCACGTCAATGGAAGTTCGACCATGACGACGACGCCCAAGCCCGTCAAGAAGGACATCTATCGGGGAGAATGTCAACTCGATGATGCCGGTCGAAATGGACAAGGCACCGTCGATCCCGTTACG GTCAAATCTGGCAGTTCCCGTCCGTGCAGTCTGCCGTGCTcgttgaacaacaacaacaacaacaacggcacCAATGGATTTTACAGTCCTTCGTCACCCGAAACGCCTGCCGTTCTACCCGATGAAGAAGCAGCGCTTTTGGCTAAACTGGAGGAGGCAAATAG GATGATCGAACTGGACAGCAAATCGTTGAACTCGTTGGCAGGCACTGGAACTAGCATCGCGTCTGGACATTCACGCAAGAGTTCCGATGCGTCGCAAATTTCTTTGAATTCCG GTTCCAGTGCCAACAGTCAGGAGGCACGTTCAGACGATAATGAAGAAGATCAGTGGAGCCTTTGGGGCCGTTTGGTAGCCGACTGGTCCAATACGTACAAGAAGCGCAATGCCTACGTCAAAGACCTCGTTCGCAAAGGAATCCCACATCATTTTAGAGGCGTCGTCTGGCCGCTTTTGTGCGGCGCAAATGACTCGCCAGCCAAGTCGCAATACGCCGAATACATCAAAGCCACATCGGCCTGTGAAAAG GTGATTCGTCGCGATATCGCCCGCACGTATCCCGAGCACGACTTCTTCAAGGAGAAAGATGGCCTGGGCCAGGAGAGTCTCTTTAACGTCATGAAAGCCTACTCGCTGCATGATCGTGAGGTGGGCTACTGCCAGGGATCTGCTTTTATCGTCGGCATCCTCCTGATGCAG ATGCCTGAAGAGGAAGCCTTCGCCGTCGTTGTCAAATTGATGCAGGAATATCGATTGCGAGAGATTTTCAAACCTTCGATGGCCGAACTGGGTCTGGTCTTGTACCAATTAAAGAATCTCGTCGAg GAATTAATACCCGATCTCCACGCCCACTTCCTGTCGCAAAGTTTCGACACGAGCATGTACGCCAGCAGCTGGTTCCTCACCCTGTTCAGCACTACGTTGACCCTTTCAGTGGCCTGCAG GGTAATGGACGCCTTTTTGATCGATGGCATGGAAATCATCTTCCGGCTTGCTGTGGCTATTCTGAATTTTGGCAAAGAAGACCTTCTCTCTCAAGACATGGAAGGAATGCTCAAG TACTTTCAAAAGGAAGTTCCGGCTCGATTTGATCCGTGCCCAGATCCGCTGTTTGCAGCCGCCTACAACGTCAAATATAGCGCCAAGCgcatgaaaaagtgggaaaaagaCTACACGGCCCTGAAAACCAAAGAGCAAGAGGATCAGGAAGAAGTCCGG agGCTAAGAGCCGAGAACCGCATGCTGCGTCAGAAAGTATCCATGCTGGAAACGGAGTCAAGTGAACTGGCCGAACGGCTGGTACGCGGCCAAGTCAGTCGAGCCGATCAGGAAGAGACAACGTTCCACTTGAAACGGGAGCTGGAAGCTTCCAGGCAACGTGACGCTGAGAATAACGCTCATTTACGTGAGCTCCAGCAACGTCTCAAACACATGGAACAAGAG ACCTATTCCAGACAGTCGTCCCTAGAGGTGGAGGCAACGACTTCGCCGTCGCTGCAAGCCGAGCTGCTCAAGCAGAAGGAAGAGCTCATCCAGTGCCTTCAAGAGCAGCTGATTGGCGGACGTCTCCGCCAGGCCGAGATGGAAGCCATGATCCGCGACATGAAGAATCAGCTCCACGAGCACGAAGAG GACAAGAAGCGACTGCGAGAAGCTACACCAGATAATGTAGTTTTGGCTTTGCAGGAAGAGCTGATTGCCGTCAAGTTGCGCGAAGCCGAAGCCACTTTGGCCCTGAAAGAGCTCCGTCCTAAAATTTCGGAATTGAGTTCTCAATGGCTTCGACATCTGCAG GATGAGCACACGGCCGAAAACCAACCGACTTCGCTCGAGTCCACTCCAAAGAAATTACTGTTCtgggaaaataataaatcttCGTCTTCTGGCGGTGGCAACAAGTCGGACGAGTTAATGACCATCAGACTACGGGAAATGGAAGCCGTGACTGAACTGCGTGAGCTCAGGTTGCGTCTCATGGAGCTGGAGACGCAA AATCAAGTGCTGAGTAATCAACTGAGGCGACAGGACGACGAAATCAAGGCCTTGGTTGCCAAGACGGAGGCGTCAGAAAGGCTCGACAAGGAGCACCAGGCCAAGATCAAAGAACACGAACGGAAATATGCCGACCTGGAGGCCAAG ATGAGAGAAGATTCCATGTTGGCTCGCATTCACGATGCCGAACACTCGCAACATGTAGCTGAACTGAGCCAAAAGATATCGCAGCTTGAAATGAAG AATGAACAAATGTTAACTGAAGGTGAATTGAGTATGGTTGAAGACAGCGACCGTGTCCGGGAACTTCAAGATCGAATTGGTGATTTAAAAGCTGAG ATTCAAAGATTAGAACACGTCAATCGGAAACTGGGTGGGACTAACGGCTTTTCGAAATTGGCCCATCAACAGGATGTGTCTGATCCGTCCGATGATGACGAAGACATGAGCAAACTGGAATTGCGATTCTCTCCAAGAACCTCGGTGGAAAATCTAACGTCATAA